A region of Actinomycetota bacterium DNA encodes the following proteins:
- a CDS encoding response regulator transcription factor, with protein sequence MAEKKILVADDDPHIRRLIAELLMAEGYKALMAEDGEEAMRVCHEEHPDLMILDIIMPKMDGMEVCRRLRDETAAPIVFLTAKDDITDLVSGLAIGGDDYITKPFKGAELIARIKAALRRADMVRDSTEKEEYVSIGGLEIDRKRREISLDGKPVDLTQTEFDLLWLLASHRGTVYSRKDIVKALWGYEDPGISRTIDTHVARLRKKIELDSSSPEFIKTVTGVGYKFF encoded by the coding sequence ATGGCAGAGAAGAAGATACTGGTGGCCGACGACGACCCCCACATCCGCCGCCTCATCGCGGAACTGCTGATGGCGGAGGGCTACAAGGCGCTCATGGCCGAGGACGGTGAGGAAGCCATGCGCGTCTGCCACGAGGAGCACCCGGACCTCATGATCCTGGACATCATCATGCCCAAGATGGACGGTATGGAGGTCTGCCGCCGCCTGCGTGACGAGACGGCGGCGCCCATCGTCTTCCTCACCGCCAAGGACGACATCACCGACCTGGTGAGCGGGCTGGCCATCGGCGGCGACGATTATATCACCAAGCCCTTTAAGGGAGCGGAGCTCATCGCCCGCATCAAGGCTGCCCTGCGCCGCGCGGACATGGTGCGGGACTCCACCGAGAAGGAGGAATACGTCTCCATCGGCGGCCTGGAGATCGACCGCAAACGGAGAGAGATATCTTTGGACGGCAAGCCGGTGGACCTCACCCAGACCGAGTTCGACCTGTTGTGGCTGCTGGCCAGCCACCGCGGCACCGTATACTCGCGCAAGGACATCGTGAAAGCCCTGTGGGGTTACGAGGACCCGGGCATCTCGCGCACCATCGACACCCACGTGGCGCGGCTGCGCAAGAAGATCGAGCTGGACTCCTCCAGCCCCGAGTTCATCAAGACCGTCACCGGCGTAGGCTACAAGTTCTTCTAG